GCCGGAGCCCGTGGGACGCGAACGAGGCCAACGTCGAAGACGGGGAGATCCGCGTCAACGTAGGGGGCTTCCGGAGGCGGCTGCGCTCGCACACGCTGCTGCGCTTCCCGGAGACGCGCCTGGGCCGCCTGCTGCTCTGCCGCTCGCGCGAGGCCATCCTGGAGCTCTGCGACGACTACGACGACGCGCAGCGCGAGTTCTACTTCGACCGCAACCCCGAGCTGTTCCCCTACGTGCTGCACTTCTACCACACCGGCAAGCTGCACGTCATGGCGGAGCTGTGCGTCTTCTCCTTCAGCCAGGAGATCGAGTACTGGGGCATAAACGAGTTCTTCATCGACTCCTGCTGCAGCTACAGCTACCACGGCCGCAAAGTGGAGCCGGAGCAGGAGAAGTGGGACGAGCAGAGCGACCAGGAGAGCACCACGTCCTCCTTCGATGAGATCCTGGCTTTCTACAGCGACGCCTCCAAGTTCGATGGGCAGCCGCTGGGCAACTTCCGCAGGCAGCTGTGGCTGGCGCTGGACAACCCCGGCTACTCGGTCTTGAGCAGGATCTTCAGTGTCTTGTCTATCCTGGTGGTGCTGGGGTCCATCATCACCATGTGCCTGAATAGCCTGCCGGACTTCCAGATACCTGACAGCCAGGGCAACCCTGGAGAGGACCCCAGGTTCGAAATTGTGGAGCATTTCGGCATTGCCTGGTTCACGTTTGAGCTGGTGGCCAGGTTTGCTGTGGCCCCTGACTTCCTCAAGTTTTTCAAGAACGCCCTAAACCTCATTGACCTCATGTCCATCGTCCCCTTTTACATCACTCTGGTAGTGAATCTGGTGGTGGAGAGTACACCGACCTTGGCCAACTTGGGCAGGGTGGCCCAGGTCCTGAGGCTGATGAGGATTTTTCGCATCTTGAAGCTGGCTAGACACTCCACTGGCCTCCGCTCCCTGGGGGCCACCCTGAAATACAGCTACAAAGAAGTAGGGCTGctcttgctctatctctctgtggGGATTTCTATCTTCTCCGTTGTGGCCTACACCATTGAAAAGGAGGAGAATGAGGGCCTCACCACCATCCCCGCCTGCTGGTGGTGGGCCACCGTCAGTATGACCACTGTGGGATATGGGGATGTGGTCCCAGGAACTACGGCAGGGAAGCTGACCGCCTCTGCCTGCATCCTGGCAGGTATCCTGGTGGTGGTGCTGCCCATCACCTTGATCTTCAATAAGTTCTCCCACTTTTATCGGCGCCAAAAGCAACTTGAGAGTGCCATGCGGAGCTGTGACTTCGGAGATGGAATGAAGGAGGTCCCTTCCATCAATTTAAGGGACTACTATGCCCATAAAGTTAAATCCCTCATGGCAAGCCTGACGAATATGAGCAGGAGCTCACCAAGTGAACTAAGTTTAAATGATTCCCCACATTAGCTGAGAGGACTTGTCATCTTCAAACCCACACTGCTGAGTTGCCTCCTGTGCCTCTGGCACAGTTCAGGCACCTTGTGGTTATGGTGTAAGAAGTACGCCCAACCCTAAAGGGGAGAGATGCATGGGATATGCACCCCAGGTTGCTTTTACAAGTATTTAGAATCATTTTTAGAGGGTGTTGTGTCAGACACCATGCCTTTGCACCCTTCAATGAAATGACACTCACTGGTCTTTGCTTTGTGGGCATAAAATGTTCACCTTTCTGCCAGAGGAGTACCACCCAGAATgctaatttttctgtttattgtgTGCTCTACTCTAGTGCTCGTGGCCCAGTACTGTCTGTGAGTTGTTTGTGCTCTTGTCTCTGAGGTTGTCATGTGAGTTTTGTACAAAATGCTCCCACAAGTCCATCCAGTGAAAACACATCTGTGGGTTCAGCAAGAACGTGATGGGATTTTTGCTCAGTCAGGTGAAAACAAAATCTCAGTCCTTTAGCCACCGCTTTCATTTAGTTTTGTTACCAAAACAAAGAATGTGAAGTTAAGCACACATGACCGATGCAAGTCCGTGTGTTGTTTTTACAAATAATCTGTAGCTCTGTGGCTTGCATGGGCACACGGGTCACCTTTAGGATGATGTACACTGATGTTCATCTTGTAAATGTCGCCTTTAGAGAATGTGACTCAGTTAGACATGTAGTGATgattgaagttttctttttgttttgttttgttttgtttgttttgtttgttttccaagaaGAGAAGCACTAGGGACAGGGCTTCAGCTAAATAGGCCAAATCGTGGGATATCTGAAGACCTTTCAAAGTCAGGCCTTCATCTTTCCAAGAGTGGCCATAGAGACATTTATTTCTGGCTGAGGTTCCTGCTCTAGGCCATTTGATGAAAGTTTGCTGTGTCTTAGATATACGCAtgtttcttgaaatatttattttttaagatgtttagaAATAAGGTCTTCTTGTCTTTCTCAACTAAAAAGAGGTTTACTGTCGTATTAGCTCCCTGAGGCAAACACTATTAGATCGCTAGCGAGGGCCGTAGCTTGGGAACTTTGTTGCCTCCTCTGGAAGCTCATAAAATGAGAGCCCCTTTATATCAGAGCAGAATTTACCTAGATCCTTTTGCTTCTAGGATACAGTATGTTATATGTGATGCTCTAATTGCCCTGCAGTTCCTGGTATGACAGGGAAACCCGGCAGTGTGGAAGAGTGTACTCAAAATATAGACATGCATGAATGAATCAAGTCTGTGTGGCTAACCCAGGACAGAAATACTGTAGTGCTTACTTTCATTTCAATGACCTTTTGGGAGaaggtgggtagaggccaggagcAAAGAAAgagttgtaaaataaaatatcattacttCATAAAATGTCATAGATAACTGCAAACTTCTTGAAAAGCTTACTGCTACTTAAAAGAcctttcaatttttaaacttGTGTTGAAAGTTGAGAACGCTTTCCTTCTCCACAATGCCCTCTTGCCCCTTCTTCAGTCAAACTAGCACACAACATGGTGAAGGGAACCTAGGGCAACTTTGTAACATAATTCTCTAGGTAATCAGGTGGTTCTTCAGGCGGCTTCCATTACTGTTTGGTCTTTGGAAGGGCTACTGAATCCAGGGGTGTAAGTGAGGAGTTAGGCAGGCTTTCTATCTAAGGTTTGGGCCTTCTCTAAAGACGTCCATTTTTAATCTTAGCTGGTTGAAGAAGATACATACCTCAGGATTCTGTCAGAAGGCTTTGTTACTTATGGTTGCTGTAGCTTCTACAAAGTGGGCAGTTGGTTGGATGAATGCACTAGTCCCTCACACCCTTGAGTCTCCAATTCAAATCCTCCCATGAGACTGGAGCCTCACAGGGGGCATAGAGGTGGCCGCCTCCTCGTGCCCGGGGGTCTACCATCCACATCTCTTTGCCAGAAGCATCAGAAAAGGTGAGATGACTTGGGGGCGACTGGCTTCCCAGTCAGAAGAGCAggtttgttttttagagtttGCACATGGTGTACATGGACCACCAGATTTGGCTCATGTTTCCAGCACTAGATGGCAGAGAATTTACAAAATTACCCCAGCTGCATGGAGGGCAGGTGATGGTACAAATTTGTGAGCACTGTTCAGTTTGTCAAGGATCATAGTTCTCAGGGCACTGAGCATGGTGTCCATGGTCACTGACCATAAAGCCTGTGAAAAGCTGAAACAAGGAAGGAGGCAGAATAACTCAGTCACTCTCATGAGTATTTTTTCAACAGGCAGGTCTTACCACCAAAAAAGAGACCGCTAGTGGTTACTCTTGACAGATGCGAAAGCTAAAAAACTGGACTTTCCGTTTTAGTAATGACTTGCATTTATTTGGTGCCTTTCACTGGGGGAATCCCAAAGTGCTTTAGAGACTGTCTTTTTAACATCTCTTGTACATATTTATGCACTTGTATAAAATATTGCTGTGTCCATCCTGGACCTTTAGTCACTTCTGAGAGTGAGAATGTCTTAATAGCATCGACTTCTCCAAGCTGTGGTTTCacattagagggagagagaacaaccCAGCTGACTTGAACCCTGGAGTTAATTCCCACAAAGGGTGGTGCCTGAATGTGGCGTAGGGAGAAATAACCTTCCTTTCCTTCAAAGTACCACCAAGGTATGGAGTTCACAAGTGCTCTCAGTTGGGCTCTAACATCTTAAGTAGCTGTTTCTTCTGGTCTCTGAAACTAAACAGGGAGGATCAGGTGAATTTTATGCTTTGTCTCTGGAGTTAAGAATACAATTATGAGGTGACATCATTGGCCACCAGGCTGTCAGATTGACCCATAAGCCTCCTTTAGGGGGACACAATAGAAGCTTCAGATCACTTATTTCCAGCTGTGGCTTAAGAGCAACTTCAACTTTCAGCATTTGAATGTTGTTATTTTCAATGCCATTGGGACAAATGTATGGACCAGGGTCTTCTGACAACATATATGATGAGCATTTCAAAAGTGCCAGTTGGAAGTGACACTGTGTCTCTATTGCATGGATAATGGTTATAGATTTGTATTTGCTGCCAAACACCCTCATTTCCTGGGTTTGTTCCTGAGGAGAGGTGTGTTGTAATGCCGAGCTGATTTGTAGTTCCTAAGGTACTAACTGGTATTTAACATTTGGATTTGTTATTTCTACTTCTCTTAGTACTCAAATAATTGAACTACCTACTAATTCTTGCCtcatttcaaagaaatgattTGTTCTGCACTTTGGGAGAGCAGCAATCTGTACTGGCTCTGTGTTATCTACTTGAAGGCTTAACTGGTATTTCTTGTATGTTTTAACAGCATGACTTGTTACAGAGttgtaattttcaaaattgaaaacgCTGTATTTGCGATGTCAGTTTTAACACTCATTAACACACTACTGTGCAAGCATTGAGATGGGCCCTGCTGAACCATTATGTCTGGTGGCTGAACATTAGTCTCCGTGCCTCGACTCAGGAATGAGGAGGAACGCTGACACACTCAGGACCCCAGCCCTGAAGACTGGatagaaaaagattatttatgcTTCCTTAAGGCACTTCAATTACATATGGAGTGGTAAACACAACAAGGGTGTTCAGCACTGAAGACCAGAGttcctgggagaggctgggcTTTTTGAGCATTTGTTGGGAAAGAAgagctattatttttttgtggGCACATGGAGGTGACACTCTATTCACCAGGACCTAGAACCTCCGGCCTGCTTTGTGGAAGGGATGGTCATTTATTCTTGGAACCCTGGTGAAAACAGACAGCCTTAGGATTTTCCCCTTCCATACTGCCTTGCTTGGTAGCACTGAGGGGCCTGCCAGCACCACTCCCACCCCTATCAGCTGCATTGTCCCTGCTGCTGTAGCACCTCCCCGATGGTGACGTGGGTCCTGGATAAGCTAAGTGCCCTGTGGTGTGAATATTGGGGATGCAAAGAACCAGCCCTCAGCACCTACTTAACTTGGTGGGGCCAAGTTAAGGTATTAGACCATGAGCTATTGCAAAGGCCACACTATACTATAGGAAGGTCACTGAGTTCTACTCCCGGTTTTGCCTTCAATTCTATGATCTCACGTACATCATCTGGCCTTTCTGAGGCTCATATCCCACTGCTACAAAGTGAGATGGTTGGATTAGATCATCCCTAAAGCCCTGGCCAGTTCTCCATCTCAATGTAAAACCCAGAATTTCTGCAGGCCTCTCCACTCCATATTACAGCAGTGAGCAGGTCCTGATGTCCTTAAGCAGAGAAGAGGGACTGCTCACAAACctatgtgctttcatttctctctttagtCCCCAGCCACGAGAGCCGAGAGTTTCAGGAACAACAATACCAGGGAAATCTTTGGACTGGTGTCCATGCCAGGTGAATAGAGTTTAACATAAAGAACAAGTGTCTCCTTTGGGCTTTAAACTATTTATATATCTAATCCAAATTCctgctatcaaaaaaaaaatcattggacaCAGAGGAAAATCACATTGATCCCATTTGGCCTCAGGGCTCTTTGCCATTGTGTGGGTAGTGTGTGCGGGTGTTCTCTTCTGCAAGACCTGCAGAACGGTGTGCAGCAGGCCGTGTGAACCTGTCTCCGGTCTCCTGGGGGTTCAGGAAAGGTGCTGCCCTGGGAAGGCTCTTGAGGCCACCGGGGTCCTTACATCCCACCACAGGGAGCAGAGTGCATGTTTCCCCTCCGACAGGCGTAGAAATGAATGTTTGGGGATATTCTGGGGCCAGGATGCCTTgcatcttaaaaggaaaaacaaacacctCCTCTTGAGGGAAGAACTTAAATACACGCTCACGTGGCTTATTATCTCCTCTTATTTATCTCCTTTTAACTAGCACTTCTACCTGTGGACCTTGTCTGGGTGTTACATCCAATTGATACAATAGGTCTTGAAAATCTGCAGTTTCCTTCCCTCGGTGACCTCATTTGTCAATCTGATCATCTTCCTGGCTGAATTCTCCAAAGCAAGTGATTGTGTCTGCAGGTGACAAGCTGATGCTTTTTAGAAGAACATGGAGACAAATGAGGCCTCAGAGATGTGGCTCAGGAGAAAGATCCTCAACAGAAGAAAGGGGACAGTCATGCCTAAGAGGTAGTGCAAGCTCctacagaaggaagaagagatagaaagaagccaggaagaaagagggaaaacacACGAGGGTACAGAGAGAGTGAAGGAAGATAAGGCAGGCAAAacaggagaaagagcagagaattcgggaggagaggagaggagaggagaggctaAGTTTGAATGGGTTACTGTAGGCCTTCTCCTGAATTCATTGGACTTCCTGTCAGTGTGGCCTGCTCTCAGCCTACCAGTGGCTTCCTGGGAGGTGAGGGGGGCTGgctgcacccccacctccacccggGGGGCACCTGGCACCTCCACCTAAGAGGTGCACGGTCTGGTAGAATGGAGACGTGGAAGCTCCCGAAAGCGTTTCGGATGAAAAGGGGCGTGAGGCCACGGGGAGCGGCGCAGTAAATGTTTCCTGCGGGCGTCTGAGCGGCCTCCAGACGCAGggacccccagcccagcccaggaggcCCCGCGGgccagcggggggcggggggcacagcgGCGAGCAGTGGAGCTGCATTCCTTGGTCACCGGGTGGGACATGGGGCGAATCAGTGCCCGGAGAGCGCGACTGTCCGCGGGGAGGCCCGGGAGACCCGGCTGAGGGCAGATGTGCAGGCGGGGGGCTGCGTGGGTGCCCCCGAGGTGGGCTCTGGGCCTCGGCCTGGGTCAGTGACTGCACATGGGTCAGCTGGGCGTCCGGCGTGATGGGTGGCGGGGTCGATGGTGGTGCCCCCAGGAGAGACGGGAGCCCTTGGATCTGTCCCTGAGGTTGAGCCCTGCGGCCTGAGTGCCCGGGGATGACCGGAAGGGATGGAGGTATGTGTGGGGGTGCCCAGGGGAGTCTGGCCCTGGACTCCCCAGCTGAGACGTGGAGTTGGAGGCCCTGGGTGGGACAGCCCGGGAAGGTCCAGGAGAAGAACAGAAGAAGGGAAGGTCCCTGCACCAGAAGGGGCGCTGGGGCAAGTGAGGCCCCCTGGCCA
This Canis lupus dingo isolate Sandy chromosome 13, ASM325472v2, whole genome shotgun sequence DNA region includes the following protein-coding sequences:
- the KCNS2 gene encoding potassium voltage-gated channel subfamily S member 2, encoding MTRRSPWDANEANVEDGEIRVNVGGFRRRLRSHTLLRFPETRLGRLLLCRSREAILELCDDYDDAQREFYFDRNPELFPYVLHFYHTGKLHVMAELCVFSFSQEIEYWGINEFFIDSCCSYSYHGRKVEPEQEKWDEQSDQESTTSSFDEILAFYSDASKFDGQPLGNFRRQLWLALDNPGYSVLSRIFSVLSILVVLGSIITMCLNSLPDFQIPDSQGNPGEDPRFEIVEHFGIAWFTFELVARFAVAPDFLKFFKNALNLIDLMSIVPFYITLVVNLVVESTPTLANLGRVAQVLRLMRIFRILKLARHSTGLRSLGATLKYSYKEVGLLLLYLSVGISIFSVVAYTIEKEENEGLTTIPACWWWATVSMTTVGYGDVVPGTTAGKLTASACILAGILVVVLPITLIFNKFSHFYRRQKQLESAMRSCDFGDGMKEVPSINLRDYYAHKVKSLMASLTNMSRSSPSELSLNDSPH